In Zingiber officinale cultivar Zhangliang chromosome 8B, Zo_v1.1, whole genome shotgun sequence, a single genomic region encodes these proteins:
- the LOC122015541 gene encoding EPIDERMAL PATTERNING FACTOR-like protein 2, whose amino-acid sequence QEQSQHWTHQFLLNKLNGTSPLYQPSPFIASPLQLHITLQLSGGSLSILPEIASGRGEGKVRALIGSRPPTCEKRCRTCSHCEAIQVPVITQKTKTRTKKESLDLASNLSGDFNSNYKPLSWKCKCGSIVFDP is encoded by the exons CAAGAACAATCTCAACACTGGACACACCAATTCCTTCTCAACAAATTAAATGGGACTTCTCCACTCTACCAACCATCTCCTTTTATTGCTTCTCCTCTGCAGCTCCACATCACTCTACAACTCAGTGGAGG GTCGTTATCCATCCTTCCGGAAATTGCAAGT GGGAGAGGAGAGGGAAAGGTGAGGGCTCTGATTGGATCAAGGCCGCCGACGTGTGAGAAGAGGTGCAGGACATGCAGCCATTGCGAAGCAATACAGGTGCCAGTGATCACACAAAAGACCAAGACTCGAACTAAGAAGGAATCCCTGGACTTGGCCTCTAACTTGAGTGGAGACTTCAACTCCAACTACAAGCCCCTGAGTTGGAAATGCAAGTGCGGAAGCATCGTCTTTGATCCCTGA
- the LOC122014996 gene encoding homeotic protein knotted-1-like isoform X1, which translates to MEELSRQLGASGRSVAAGSDLFYLPSTAPTSSPAAAAFYGREGDHNSHHNNNYYPDAAYLHRPPSAAPSQGEISAVAEDSGVKAKIMSHPQYSALIAAYIDCQKVGAPPDVAARLSGLSRELESRLSCRRETSDDPELDQFMEAYCDILVKYRDELNRPLQEATEFLKSVESQFNALTNNSTSSSSSSRLFSPGTDEKGEGVGSSEEDFDASGGETDLLEIDPRGEDKELKHHLLKKYSGYLSSLRQELSKKKKKGKLPKEARQKLLKWWELHYKWPYPSESEKIALAESTGLNQKQINNWFINQRKRHWKPSEDMQLMVMDSFHPHNAAGLPLYMEGQFMGSDGLYRLGP; encoded by the exons ATGGAGGAGCTGTCGCGGCAGTTGGGCGCGTCGGGGAGGTCGGTGGCGGCCGGGAGCGATCTCTTCTATCTCCCATCCACTGCCCCAACTTCATCACCAGCCGCCGCCGCCTTCTATGGCCGAGAGGGGGATCATAATAGCCATCATAACAACAACTACTACCCCGACGCCGCCTATCTCCACCGCCCGCCATCGGCGGCGCCGTCTCAGGGGGAGATTTCGGCCGTGGCGGAGGACAGTGGCGTCAAAGCCAAGATCATGTCCCACCCCCAGTACTCCGCCCTTATTGCCGCCTATATCGACTGCCAAAAG GTAGGAGCGCCGCCTGATGTGGCGGCACGGCTCTCGGGGTTATCCCGGGAGCTGGAGTCGCGGCTGAGCTGCCGGCGAGAGACCTCCGACGACCCCGAGCTCGACCAGTTCATG GAAGCCTACTGTGACATACTGGTGAAGTACCGGGACGAGCTAAATCGACCGTTACAAGAGGCGACGGAGTTCCTCAAGAGCGTGGAGTCGCAGTTCAACGCGCTCACCAAcaactccacctcctcttcttcttcttcccgccTTTTCTCTCCTG GTACAGACGAAAAAGGTGAAGGCGTTGGATCCTCTGAAGAAGACTTTGATGCCAGTGGCGGAGAGACCGATCTTCTGGAGATTGACCCGCGTGGTGAAGACAAAGAGCTGAAGCACCATCTTCTAAAGAAATATAGTGGCTACTTGAGCAGCCTCAGGCAGGAGCTctccaagaagaaaaagaaaggaaagctGCCAAAGGAAGCCCGGCAAAAACTACTCAAGTGGTGGGAGCTGCACTACAAATGGCCATATCCATCG GAATCTGAAAAGATTGCTCTAGCGGAGTCAACAGGCCTCAATCAGAAGCAAATCAACAACTGGTTTATCAACCAAAGGAAGCGGCATTGGAAACCATCAGAGGACATGCAACTCATGGTGATGGATAGCTTTCATCCACATAACGCTGCTGGTTTGCCCTTGTACATGGAAGGCCAATTCATGGGTAGCGATGGCCTTTACCGCCTTGGTCCCTAG
- the LOC122014996 gene encoding homeotic protein knotted-1-like isoform X2, protein MEELSRQLGASGRSVAAGSDLFYLPSTAPTSSPAAAAFYGREGDHNSHHNNNYYPDAAYLHRPPSAAPSQGEISAVAEDSGVKAKIMSHPQYSALIAAYIDCQKVGAPPDVAARLSGLSRELESRLSCRRETSDDPELDQFMEAYCDILVKYRDELNRPLQEATEFLKSVESQFNALTNNSTSSSSSSRLFSPDEKGEGVGSSEEDFDASGGETDLLEIDPRGEDKELKHHLLKKYSGYLSSLRQELSKKKKKGKLPKEARQKLLKWWELHYKWPYPSESEKIALAESTGLNQKQINNWFINQRKRHWKPSEDMQLMVMDSFHPHNAAGLPLYMEGQFMGSDGLYRLGP, encoded by the exons ATGGAGGAGCTGTCGCGGCAGTTGGGCGCGTCGGGGAGGTCGGTGGCGGCCGGGAGCGATCTCTTCTATCTCCCATCCACTGCCCCAACTTCATCACCAGCCGCCGCCGCCTTCTATGGCCGAGAGGGGGATCATAATAGCCATCATAACAACAACTACTACCCCGACGCCGCCTATCTCCACCGCCCGCCATCGGCGGCGCCGTCTCAGGGGGAGATTTCGGCCGTGGCGGAGGACAGTGGCGTCAAAGCCAAGATCATGTCCCACCCCCAGTACTCCGCCCTTATTGCCGCCTATATCGACTGCCAAAAG GTAGGAGCGCCGCCTGATGTGGCGGCACGGCTCTCGGGGTTATCCCGGGAGCTGGAGTCGCGGCTGAGCTGCCGGCGAGAGACCTCCGACGACCCCGAGCTCGACCAGTTCATG GAAGCCTACTGTGACATACTGGTGAAGTACCGGGACGAGCTAAATCGACCGTTACAAGAGGCGACGGAGTTCCTCAAGAGCGTGGAGTCGCAGTTCAACGCGCTCACCAAcaactccacctcctcttcttcttcttcccgccTTTTCTCTCCTG ACGAAAAAGGTGAAGGCGTTGGATCCTCTGAAGAAGACTTTGATGCCAGTGGCGGAGAGACCGATCTTCTGGAGATTGACCCGCGTGGTGAAGACAAAGAGCTGAAGCACCATCTTCTAAAGAAATATAGTGGCTACTTGAGCAGCCTCAGGCAGGAGCTctccaagaagaaaaagaaaggaaagctGCCAAAGGAAGCCCGGCAAAAACTACTCAAGTGGTGGGAGCTGCACTACAAATGGCCATATCCATCG GAATCTGAAAAGATTGCTCTAGCGGAGTCAACAGGCCTCAATCAGAAGCAAATCAACAACTGGTTTATCAACCAAAGGAAGCGGCATTGGAAACCATCAGAGGACATGCAACTCATGGTGATGGATAGCTTTCATCCACATAACGCTGCTGGTTTGCCCTTGTACATGGAAGGCCAATTCATGGGTAGCGATGGCCTTTACCGCCTTGGTCCCTAG